The segment CCTCACACCCCTTTCGGTAGGTCGCGATGGCCTCCGCGGTCTTCCCCTGTTTCTCCAGCGCCCTCCCCAGGCCCCGATAGGCGGCGGTGTAGGCGGGCTTGAGGCTGATGGCCGCCCGGAACTCCCCTTCGGCCTCGGCGTACCGCTCCGCCTGCAAGTACAGGGACCCGAGACCGTAGCGGGCCGCCTCGTCGGTGGGGTACTGCTCCGCGATCTTCCGGAACTGCTCGAGGCGCGCCGGGTCCATCAGGCCTCCGGGAAATTGCACACGCCGTACGCTCAGCGCTTCGCAGGCTGGCCGCCGCCCGTAATGATGATCTTCTTGTCCATGAGGTAGAGGATCAGCACGACCACGAGGACGATGACGGCCAGGGCGACCACGACCCCCACGCCATCCCCCGCCGGCACCAGCCCGTCCATCCGCTGGGCGAGCTCGTGCAGGCGCGCGTCATCGAGGGCCTCCAGCCGGGCCCGGATCTCCTCGGCGGAGAAGCCGAGGTCGCCCAGGCGCTGTTGGACGACCTTCCGCTCCAGCAGGCTCTGGAGGCGCGCCAGGTCCTCCGCCCGCCCCGTGGCCTGCTCGACGGCGGCCAGCGTGGTGGGGACCAGGGCGGCCGCGGCCCCCCGGGGCAGGACCCCGAGCAGGGTGGTCGCGGCGACCAGGTAGCAGGCCAGCGCCTTCGCGGGCAGACCACGGATGATTCCCCGATGGCATCTGCGCATGATGTGCCTCCTGGAGGACTGCAGGGGAAAAGAGCAGCGGGGGCGTGCACCGGCGACCGGCGAAACCCCCGTCTACGCGAGGCCGAGGCTCGGCTCCTACCAGGCCGTCTTGGGGATGGCCTCCCGCGCCGCGTCCCGCACCTCGGCGACCGGCTCGCGGCGCGCCAGGCGAATGAGGGCCAGCACGGCCGAGGGGCTGGCCAGGTTCCCGAGCGCCACGGCCGCCCAGTAGCGGACGTCGGCCTCGGGATCGTCGAGCGCCTCGAGAAGGAACGGGATCTCAGCCTGCGTCGCAAGGCGGGAGAGTGCCCGCGCCGCTTCGGCCCGGAGCGCCGGCAGCGGGTCGCGCAGGAGGAGGGCCACCTCCGGGGCGACAGCCCGCTCGCTGCGGCGGGCGAGCGCCGCGAGCGCCCGTCGCCGGGCCGTCGGCCCACCCGTGCGCAGTGCTCGGACCAGGGAGGCCAGGCGCGCGTCCCCCATGCCCGGCATTATGCCGGCCCGGGTGCGGAGCGTCAACCGCGGTCGCCCTCACCGGGGTCGCCGAGGACCGCGGCGTGCGGTGAAGTAGCGGCGGGCCAGGGGAGAGAGGTCCCCGGGGGCGATGGGGACCTCGATGATGACGAAGCGCCGCTCCCGGTCGGCGGCCTGCAGCGCCTCCCGCAGCGCCATGGCCGTCCCGGCCTCGTAGCCGGCGCCCCCCCACAGGCGCGCCAGAGCGGCGTATCGCCAGGAGGGGAGCGCGAGGAGGTCCGGCCGGGTAGCGAGGGGTTGGAAGATCCCCCACCCGCCGTTGTTCAGGAGGACCACGACCGGGGTCAGCCCGTAGCGGGGCGCATGGGCGATCTCGTAGCCGGTCATCTGGAACGCGCCGTCCCCGCACAGGATGAGGGGGCGGAGACCCGTCCCCATCTGCGCTCCGAGAGCCCCGGGGACCGCGAACCCCATGGAGGCGTAGTACCCCTGGGCCAGGTACGTCGCCATGCCGCTCATCCGCACCTCCAGCCCGGCGAAGATGGCGTCCCCGGAGTCGGCTGTCACCAGGTACTCCCGCCGTCCCCGGAGGAAGCGGTTCACCTCCTGGAGGACCTCTGCCATCGTGATCCTGTCGCCGCCTTTTCGGGGCGGGGGGAGGTTGTCGTGGTAGGTGAGGCGCTCCCGGTGCACCCGCAGGGGGGTCTTCAGGAGGCCGCGCACGAAATCGGCGAGGGGGACGTCCGGGTAGCCGTGGAAGGAAATCTCGACCCGGTCATCCATGGCCCAGATGGAGCGGTGCCGGGCGACCGTCAGGGGCTGGCTCGCCAGGTCCACGTCGGTGAGGAACGCCCCCAGGTGCAGGACGAGGTCCGCCTGCGCCACCCGCCGCCGGATGGCCGGGTGGCTCAGGGGTCCCATGTGGATCCCCATGTGCTGCGGGTGGTCCATGGGGAAGACCCCCTTGGCCAGGACGGTGGTCATGCAGGGGACTCCCAGGCGCTCCACAAGGGTGACTACCTCTTTCCGGACGCCGAACCGCTGGACCTCCACGCCCGCGATAACGACCGGCCGCTTTGCCCGATTCAGCCAGGCGGCCGTCTCCCGGACCGCCTCGGCCACCCGTTTCCGATCGGCCCGCCGCGCGGGGAAGGTCCCGTCCCAGCGCCGCAAGTACGCCGGGACCGGGATCGGTCGCTCCACCGCATCCCGGTGGATCTCCAGGTACCCCGGCCGGTAGTGGTGGTGGATGGCCCGGACGACGCGGTCCACCTCCTCGGCAGCCGTCCGGGGATCATCGAGGACGGCGGCGGCGCAGGTCAGCTCCTGGTAGATCCGGAACTGCGACTCGATCTCCTTGGCCTGGTGATGGATCAGGGCCCCGAGCTTCCGGTCCTCCTCACCGGGGCCACCGCTCAGCACCAGGAGGGGGACCTTCTCGGAGAAGGCGCCGGCAATGGGGTTCACCATGTTGTGGCCGCCGGCCCCATAGGTGACGCACAGGACGCCGAGGCGCCGGGTGCTCCGGGCGTACCCGTCCGCGGCGAATCCGACGCCGGGCTCGTGGGAGAGGGTGACGATCGGGAGGCCACGGGGCTTCCCGAGGCGCAGGAAGAGGTTCAGGACCAGGTCCCCCGGGATGCCGAAGAGACGCTCCACCCCGACCCGCTTCAGGTAGGCGACCAGGAAGTCCCCCAGGGGCATGACGGGCTTCACCGGGGTCTCCCCCTTGGCGTGCCTGGTCCTGCAGAGCGGACAGCCGACGTCGGGCGGCAGGGGATGAGCGGAGATCCAGCGCAGGTGACGGGGGGGAATGGCGGGCGCGGGCCCTACTGGTTCCCGACGGTCACCCGGAGGTAGAGGTCGCCTAGCCGTCCGTCGGGTCCCGGCCGTCCCTTCCCCCTGAGCCGGAGGCGCGTCCCCGTGCGGACGCCTGGCGGGATCGTGACGAGGACCTCCTCCAGCTCCCCTCCCCGGGAGAGGGAGACCCGCTTCACGCCGCCCGCCCCCGCCTCGGCGGCCGTGAGCGAAAGGTCCCGGGTCAGATCGCCGTCCGTGCCCCCGGGAAGGGCCGGCCGCCCGAAGAGGCCCCGAAGGGTCCCCAGGAGCATCTTGCCCAGAGCGCGGAGAAGACTCCCTCCCTGGACCGCCGCCGGGTCCCGCTGCCCTTCTCGGACTTCGGGCCGGCGGCCTGGCCCGATGGTGGCACGGCGCCACCCCCACGGCCCGGCCACGAAGACGCCACCGAAGACGACGCCTCGGCCACCGAAGAAGGTCCGGGTGAAGAACCGCTCGTCCCCGCGGACCCCCGCCCGCAGAAACTCCGCCATCAGGTCGGCGAAGAAGGGGTTCGTCCTGAGGCCGCTGAAGAGGTCCCGGAGGATCTCCTCCTGGCTGTACCCGAAGTCGGGCCGGCCCCGCGCCTGGGGACCGGACGCCCGCGCCCCTTCGTACGCGCGGCGCTTCGGCGGATCCGTCAGGACCGCGTAGGCCTCGCTGATCTCCTTGAAGCGCTCCTCGGCCGTCCGGTCCCCGGGGTTGCGGTCCGGGTGGTACCTGAGGGCGAGTCGCCGATAGGCCCGCTTGACCTCCTCGTCGGAGGCGGCAGGGGGGACGCCCAGGATCTGGTAGTAGTCCTTCAGGGGCCGATGTCGCATGGCCGTATTCTAGGGGAGGCCCTCGCCCGCGGCAACCGGACCGGCCAGGGCCGCCACCCGGGCCCGAAGGGCGGCCATGAGGCGCTCCGGCTCGTCGGCCCCGACGGCGGCGGGATCCCGCAGGAGGTCGTCCACGCTGGCCGGCTCGCCGAAGGTCACGCGGACCGTGCCTGGCCGGGGCCAGCGCTCGCCGCGCGGCCAGACATCGAAGGTCCCCTGGAGGTACACCGGGACCAGCGGGACCTTTAGCCCCAGGGCCAGGATCCCGGTCCCCTTCTTGAAGGGCTTCACCGTCCCGTCGATGGAGCGGGACCCCTCGGGGAAGACGCAGAGCACCTTCCCCTCCCGGAGCACGTGTGCGGCCATCTGCAGTGCCCGGGCGAGGTAGGCGTCCATGTCAATGGCGATGACGCGGACGTTGCGGGCGAACCAGTCCAGGACCGGGTGCTGGAAGAAGGTCTGGAACCCGACGTAGTAGAGCCGGGTGAGAAAACGGTAGGGGACGGCCGCCGCGATGACGAAGCCGTCGATGTAGGAGGCGTGGTTCGAGGCCAGGATGAAAGGTCCCGCCACCGGCACCCGCTCCCGCCCGAGGACCCGCAGGCGGCAGAACAGGGTGAAGAGGAGCCAGCCGATGTGCTGGATGAACCAGGAGACGACGCCGGCCTGGCCGGAGGTGCCGGCCGCGAGGCGCGCCTGCGCCGCCGCGTCGGGGGGAGTGTTCAGGATCGCCTCCCAGGGGCTCCGCCGGGCCGCGGCGGGTACCTTGCCTCCGGCTGCCACCTCGAGGACCCGGCTGAGCAGCTCCCGGACGGTGAAGACTTCCGAGCCGGCCTCGTCGGGCAGCTCGATCCCGAACATCTCCTCGAGGGCGACGACCAGCTCCACTCGGCCGAGGGAGTCGATCCCCAGGTCCAGCTCCAGGTTGTCGTCCAGGCGCACCGGGCGTCCCTTGGCCCGTTCGGTCAGGAGCTGCAGGATCCGGTCGGCCCCGGGCCGCTCGAGGAGGGGGTCGCCGGCCCCCTCGGCAGGCTCGGCGGGGCTTGGGGGCGCCGCCAGGAGGTCCCGGTACAGCTCCTGGACCCGGTGCCGCTGGATCTTCCCGAGTCGCGTCCGGGGGAAGGGCTCCTTGACCAGGCTGAATCCCGTGACGCGCTTGTAGGCTGGGAGCCGGCGGGAGTAGTTCTCCATGTCCCACCGGATCGCCTCCCGGGCGCCGGAGAGCCGCTGGGCCTTCAGGTAGTCGAAGTCCGGGAGGACGAGCGCCCGCAGGCTCTCGGTGGCCACGCCGGCCTCGCCGCCGGCCTCCACCCCGACCACGCAGATCTCCTTGATGTAGGGGGACTGGTGGTAGTGGGCCTCGACTTCTTCCGGGTAGATGTTCTTCCCGGAGGGGAGGACGATGACCTCCTTGGCTCGCCCGGTGATGTAGAGATAGTTCCGGGCATCCAGGTAGCCCAGGTCCCCGGTGTGCAGCCACCCATCCCGGAGGACCTCCGCCGTCGCCTCCGGGTTCCGGTAATAGCCGCGCATCACGTTGGGCCCCCGGACCAGAATCTCGCCCACCCCGTCGGCATCCGGCTCCCCGATGCGGACCTCCACGCCAGACACCGGGCGCCCGATGGACTCCAGCACGGGGCGCTCCGGCGGGTTGAAGGAGACGACGGGGGCGGTCTCGGTGAGCCCGTAGCCCTCCAGGACCTGGAAGCCGAGGCGCCTGAAGTCTGCCGCCACCGCCGGGTCCAGCTTGGCCCCGCCGCTCGCCATGATGCGGAGCCGCCCGCCGAAGCGCCGGTGGACCTGCCGGAATAGGAGTCGCCCGACCCGCTCCCCCGTGAGCGGCAGGAGGCGGTCGCTCGCGGCCAGCAGCAGGCGGAAGGCCCCGCGGGCGAGCGCCGGCCGGCGCCCGATCTGCTCCCAGAGGCCCCGGTGCAGCATGGCGTACAGTTGCGGAACCCCTACCAGGATCGTCACGCCCGTCTCCTGCATGCAGGCCAGCAGGTCCGGCGCCTTGAGGCTCTGCAGGAAGACCGTGCAGGCCCCCGAGAGGAGAGGGACGAGAAAGTTGGCCATGAAGGGGAAGGCGTGGTGCAGGGGGAGGAGGGCGAGGAAGACATCGTCGCGGCGGGGGGGGATGGAGCCCAGGACGCTTTCGGCGTTCGCGAGGAAGTTCCTATGGGTGAGGACGACCCCCTTCGGGGTCCCGGTAGTGCCGGAGGTATAGAGGATCGAGGCGGGGGTGTCAGCGAGGACCTCTGGCAGGAGCGCCCCGGTCCCCTGCTCCGCCAGGGTGTCGAAGGAGAGGGCCCCCGGACCGCCGTCCAGGTCGAGAATGCTCGCCGCAAGTCCCTGGCCGGCCAACGCTGCCAGTCGCTCCCGGAAGTGTCCGGAGACGACGACCAGTTCCGCGCCGGCGTGGCGGACGCAGTTCGCGATTTCGGCGTCGCTGAGGTGGGGATCCAGAGGAACGGCGGTCCCGCCGGCGCCGGTGATGGCCAGGTAGGCCACTCCCCATTCGGGCCGGTTCTCGGAGAGGAGGACCGCCCGGTCTCCGGGCTTGAGGCCCAGGGCGACCAGACCGCGGGCCGCCGCGGACGCCCGCGCTGCGAGCTCCCGGTAGGTCAGCCGGACGTACCCCGCCTCCCCCTTCGCCTGCATGGCGAGGGCATCGCCGAAGGCGGCTGCGGCCGCGGCGGCGCGGCCCGGGATGGTCTCGGCTCCGCCCACGGTGGTCATTATAGCCCAGCGGGACGTGTGGGGTCTCTCCCTTCCCTTGCCCCCGCCTCCGCCGGCTTCAGGCGGCCTCGATCGGGACCTCGACGAAATCCCTGGCCGCGGGGTCCCAGGCGAAGGCCTTCATCCGGCGGACCTGGCGGTCGAACACGGAGACCACCACGTAGGCGGCCTCACCGAAGAGGGGCTCGCCCCAGGGGGCGAGCGCCTTGCCCCGGTCCTCCGCGGAGAAGTAGGCCTCGTGATCCGGGTGGGAGTGGTACAGCGCCTTGATGCCCCACCCCCGCCGGTCGGCCTCGTTCAGGATCTGCTGGACCTGGACCGGGTCGATGTAGTAGGCGGTCCGCGCGTCCCGGGGGTGCGTGGCCGGGTCCTCGGCGTGCAGCCGGTTCTGGATGTTGCTGCAGCGCCGGAGGATGTCCCCCGCGTCACCGGTCAGGATGACCCCGCAGCACTCCTCCGGGAAGCTCTCCGAGGCGTGCCGGGCCATCTCCTCCACGATCCCCTTCGTGAGCCGGAGCATGAAGCGCTCCCCCTGCATCGCGCCCCTCAGCCTGCCCCATCGAGGAGGAACCGGGTGAACCAGGCCACGGTGCGGGAGAGTGCCACCGCCCGCGCCGCCGGGTCGCTGAAAACATGGTCGGCCCCCGGCAGGATCTCCAGGCTCTTCGGCTCGGCCGCACGCGCGTAGAGCGCGTGGGCATGCGCCTCCGGCACGAGCGCATCGGCCGTGCCATGCAAGATGAGACAGCGGGGGACGCCATCCGGCGCCTCGAGGCCCCCCGCGCGATGCAGCTCCTCGAGCAGGGGACGGCCGAGGCCGTACCGGAGCAAGAGCTCCCCTTCCCCCCCGAGGTCCTTCAGGTGGGCAGGCGTGGCCCAGGCGACCACCGCGCGCACCCGGGGGTCGTGCTTCGCGTGGCACAGGGCGACGAAGCCGCCCAGGCTGCTCCCCACGAGGCCCAGGCCCCCCGCCACGGACCGGTGGACAGAGAGCGCCTCCGCGACGCTGTGGAGGTCCGCTACCCGGCGGGCGACGGTTGTCTCCGAGAGCGCCCCCTCGCTCTCCCCGCATCCCGAAAAGTCGAACCGGGCGCAGGTGAACCCGGCCCCCGCCAGGGCGTCCGCCAGCTCGAGGTACTTCGGGCTGTCCTTGCTGCTCAGGAGGCCGTGGCAGGCGATCACCAGCGGGGCGGGGGGCCGGGCGGGGAAGTGCAGCACGGCCGCTAGGGCCCCGGATGCGCCGCGCAGGCGGAGGGTCTCGGTCTCCCTCACCGCCCGACCCGCGGGGCGGGGAGGCGGCTCAGGTCCAGACCGAAGAGGCGGGCGGCGGTCCGGGTCGTCTGCT is part of the Candidatus Methylomirabilis sp. genome and harbors:
- a CDS encoding AMP-binding protein; this translates as MTTVGGAETIPGRAAAAAAAFGDALAMQAKGEAGYVRLTYRELAARASAAARGLVALGLKPGDRAVLLSENRPEWGVAYLAITGAGGTAVPLDPHLSDAEIANCVRHAGAELVVVSGHFRERLAALAGQGLAASILDLDGGPGALSFDTLAEQGTGALLPEVLADTPASILYTSGTTGTPKGVVLTHRNFLANAESVLGSIPPRRDDVFLALLPLHHAFPFMANFLVPLLSGACTVFLQSLKAPDLLACMQETGVTILVGVPQLYAMLHRGLWEQIGRRPALARGAFRLLLAASDRLLPLTGERVGRLLFRQVHRRFGGRLRIMASGGAKLDPAVAADFRRLGFQVLEGYGLTETAPVVSFNPPERPVLESIGRPVSGVEVRIGEPDADGVGEILVRGPNVMRGYYRNPEATAEVLRDGWLHTGDLGYLDARNYLYITGRAKEVIVLPSGKNIYPEEVEAHYHQSPYIKEICVVGVEAGGEAGVATESLRALVLPDFDYLKAQRLSGAREAIRWDMENYSRRLPAYKRVTGFSLVKEPFPRTRLGKIQRHRVQELYRDLLAAPPSPAEPAEGAGDPLLERPGADRILQLLTERAKGRPVRLDDNLELDLGIDSLGRVELVVALEEMFGIELPDEAGSEVFTVRELLSRVLEVAAGGKVPAAARRSPWEAILNTPPDAAAQARLAAGTSGQAGVVSWFIQHIGWLLFTLFCRLRVLGRERVPVAGPFILASNHASYIDGFVIAAAVPYRFLTRLYYVGFQTFFQHPVLDWFARNVRVIAIDMDAYLARALQMAAHVLREGKVLCVFPEGSRSIDGTVKPFKKGTGILALGLKVPLVPVYLQGTFDVWPRGERWPRPGTVRVTFGEPASVDDLLRDPAAVGADEPERLMAALRARVAALAGPVAAGEGLP
- a CDS encoding PA2779 family protein; amino-acid sequence: MRRCHRGIIRGLPAKALACYLVAATTLLGVLPRGAAAALVPTTLAAVEQATGRAEDLARLQSLLERKVVQQRLGDLGFSAEEIRARLEALDDARLHELAQRMDGLVPAGDGVGVVVALAVIVLVVVLILYLMDKKIIITGGGQPAKR
- a CDS encoding thiamine pyrophosphate-binding protein; this translates as MKPVMPLGDFLVAYLKRVGVERLFGIPGDLVLNLFLRLGKPRGLPIVTLSHEPGVGFAADGYARSTRRLGVLCVTYGAGGHNMVNPIAGAFSEKVPLLVLSGGPGEEDRKLGALIHHQAKEIESQFRIYQELTCAAAVLDDPRTAAEEVDRVVRAIHHHYRPGYLEIHRDAVERPIPVPAYLRRWDGTFPARRADRKRVAEAVRETAAWLNRAKRPVVIAGVEVQRFGVRKEVVTLVERLGVPCMTTVLAKGVFPMDHPQHMGIHMGPLSHPAIRRRVAQADLVLHLGAFLTDVDLASQPLTVARHRSIWAMDDRVEISFHGYPDVPLADFVRGLLKTPLRVHRERLTYHDNLPPPRKGGDRITMAEVLQEVNRFLRGRREYLVTADSGDAIFAGLEVRMSGMATYLAQGYYASMGFAVPGALGAQMGTGLRPLILCGDGAFQMTGYEIAHAPRYGLTPVVVLLNNGGWGIFQPLATRPDLLALPSWRYAALARLWGGAGYEAGTAMALREALQAADRERRFVIIEVPIAPGDLSPLARRYFTARRGPRRPR
- a CDS encoding M67 family metallopeptidase produces the protein MQGERFMLRLTKGIVEEMARHASESFPEECCGVILTGDAGDILRRCSNIQNRLHAEDPATHPRDARTAYYIDPVQVQQILNEADRRGWGIKALYHSHPDHEAYFSAEDRGKALAPWGEPLFGEAAYVVVSVFDRQVRRMKAFAWDPAARDFVEVPIEAA
- a CDS encoding DnaJ domain-containing protein, which produces MRHRPLKDYYQILGVPPAASDEEVKRAYRRLALRYHPDRNPGDRTAEERFKEISEAYAVLTDPPKRRAYEGARASGPQARGRPDFGYSQEEILRDLFSGLRTNPFFADLMAEFLRAGVRGDERFFTRTFFGGRGVVFGGVFVAGPWGWRRATIGPGRRPEVREGQRDPAAVQGGSLLRALGKMLLGTLRGLFGRPALPGGTDGDLTRDLSLTAAEAGAGGVKRVSLSRGGELEEVLVTIPPGVRTGTRLRLRGKGRPGPDGRLGDLYLRVTVGNQ
- a CDS encoding alpha/beta fold hydrolase gives rise to the protein MRETETLRLRGASGALAAVLHFPARPPAPLVIACHGLLSSKDSPKYLELADALAGAGFTCARFDFSGCGESEGALSETTVARRVADLHSVAEALSVHRSVAGGLGLVGSSLGGFVALCHAKHDPRVRAVVAWATPAHLKDLGGEGELLLRYGLGRPLLEELHRAGGLEAPDGVPRCLILHGTADALVPEAHAHALYARAAEPKSLEILPGADHVFSDPAARAVALSRTVAWFTRFLLDGAG
- a CDS encoding HEAT repeat domain-containing protein codes for the protein MGDARLASLVRALRTGGPTARRRALAALARRSERAVAPEVALLLRDPLPALRAEAARALSRLATQAEIPFLLEALDDPEADVRYWAAVALGNLASPSAVLALIRLARREPVAEVRDAAREAIPKTAW
- a CDS encoding tetratricopeptide repeat protein, whose product is MDPARLEQFRKIAEQYPTDEAARYGLGSLYLQAERYAEAEGEFRAAISLKPAYTAAYRGLGRALEKQGKTAEAIATYRKGCEVGAQTGDLQTKKEMEVFLKRLGGG